Proteins from a genomic interval of Syngnathus typhle isolate RoL2023-S1 ecotype Sweden linkage group LG15, RoL_Styp_1.0, whole genome shotgun sequence:
- the chordc1b gene encoding cysteine and histidine-rich domain-containing protein 1 yields the protein MSTLCYNKGCGQRFDPDNNPDGSCTYHPGVPVFHDALKGWSCCKRRTTDFSDFLSIAGCTKGPHNKEKPPEPVKPDVISSGEKKDKDDQKAKFSEYIISAPKPQEAICRPSADEPMLRLQHKVSTSLKQALEKLKLTDNSQVLKEEDNSDEVKIGTACKNGGCTKSYDGPASDSDTCFFHPGFPIFHEGMKYWSCCKKKTSDFNTFVSQVGCNKGQHLWRKKDEGKKVVPCRFDWHQTGSQVIISIYAKNAVPELTYVDANSTTLHIRVIFEGEKEFEQEISLWGVINVSQSTVNMMAAKIEVAMRKSEAMSWARLDLPPPAAPPTPDHEEKGEDDSDSNDE from the exons ATGTCTACTTTGTGCTACAACAAGGGCTGCGGGCAGCGGTTCGACCCTGACAACAACCCGGATG GCAGCTGCACGTACCACCCCGGCGTCCCAGTGTTCCACGACGCACTGAAG GGCTGGTCCTGCTGCAAGAGACGGACCACCGACTTCTCCGACTTCCTCAGCATCGCC GGCTGCACGAAAGGTCCCCATAACAAAGAGAAGCCCCCCGAGCCGGTGAAGCCGGACGTGATCTCGTcgggagaaaagaaagacaaagatgATCAGAAGGCCAAATTTAGCGAGTACATCATCTCGGCGCCCAAACCCCAGGAGGCCATTTGCAGACCCAG TGCCGACGAGCCTATGCTGAGGTTGCAGCACAAAGTGTCGACTTCTCTCAAGCAAGCTCTGGAGAAGCTCAAGCTGACTGACAACTCGCAGGTGCTCAAAGAAG AGGACAACAGTGACGAGGTCAAGATCGGAACAGCCTGCAAAAACGGAGGCTGTACTAAA AGCTACGACGGCCCGGCTAGTGACTCGGACACGTGCTTCTTTCACCCCGGATTCCCCATCTTCCACGAAGG GATGAAGTACTGGAGCTGCTGCAAGAAGAAAACCTCAGACTTCAACACCTTTGTCTCCCAGGTTGGCTGCAACAAGGGCCAGCACCTGTGGAGGAAAAAGGATGAG GGCAAGAAGGTGGTGCCGTGTCGATTCGACTGGCACCAGACTGGCTCGCAGGTCATCATCTCCATCTACGCCAAGAACGCCGTGCCTGAGCTGACCTACGTGGAtgccaacagcaccacattgCACATTCGCGTGATCTTCGAGGGCGAGAAGGAGTTTGAGCAGGAGATAAGCCTGTGGGGG GTTATCAACGTGAGCCAGAGCACCGTCAACATGATGGCGGCTAAGATCGAGGTGGCCATGAGGAAGTCAGAGGCCATGTCCTGGGCTCGCCTGGACTTGCCGCCGCCCGCCGCGCCACCTACCCCAGACCACGAGGAAAAAGGCGAGGACGACAGCGATAGCAATGATGAATGA
- the LOC133168350 gene encoding tyrosinase-like, which translates to MWRVAAVVFTLFWAPGLQQFPRPCATRQALLAKECCPPWDGDGSACGARSGRGFCHDVVVADTPDGTQYPFRGVDDRERWPLVFYNRTCQCLGNFMGFSCADCKFGYFGENCLERRESLRRNVFHLTRAERTQLVSYLNLAKQTASRDYVVATATYREMENGSNPTFANVSVFDIFVWMHYYVSRDVLLGGPGNVWADADFAHWAPGFLPWHRVYLLHWEREIRKMTGDNSFTIPYWDWRDAEGCDVCTDQFMGGRDPQDPTLLSPGSVFSSWRSLCSQAQDYNARGVLCDARAEGPLRRNPGNHDRKRVPRLPTSAEVAFTLSLANYDTGTMDRTANMSFRNTMEGFGDPQTGLGSSIQMGMHAALHIFMNGSMSSVQGSANDPVFLLHHSFVDSLYEEWLRRHGPDPTQYPTSNAPIGHNGEYHMVPFLPLHTNREYFITSKELGYEYSRLLSGNALLAESLRPYVEDLHAMWPWLLLASLCGAVLTVAVIHIKRHVPVRPWFRKSVFPVSAFPERQPLIKRDEENKTRGYTGAM; encoded by the exons ATGTGGCGTGTGGCTGCCGTAGTGTTCACGCTCTTTTGGGCGCCCGGGCTCCAGCAGTTCCCACGCCCGTGCGCCACCCGCCAGGCCCTGCTGGCCAAGGAGTGCTGCCCACCTTGGGACGGGGACGGCTCGGCGTGCGGGGCCCGCTCCGGTCGGGGTTTCTGCCATGATGTGGTGGTAGCGGACACCCCGGACGGGACTCAGTACCCTTTCAGAGGGGTGGACGACCGGGAAAGGTGGCCCCTGGTGTTCTACAACCGAACCTGCCAGTGCTTGGGCAACTTCATGGGGTTCAGCTGCGCCGACTGCAAGTTCGGCTACTTCGGGGAGAACTGCCTCGAAAGAAGGGAGTCCCTCAGGAGGAACGTGTTCCACTTGACCCGAGCCGAGAGAACCCAGCTGGTGTCCTACCTGAACCTGGCCAAGCAGACGGCCAGCAGAGACTACGTGGTCGCCACGGCGACCTACCGGGAGATGGAGAACGGCTCCAACCCCACTTTCGCCAACGTGTCAGTCTTCGACATCTTTGTGTGGATGCACTACTACGTGTCCCGCGACGTGCTGCTCGGCGGGCCGGGAAACGTGTGGGCTGACGCGGACTTTGCCCACTGGGCGCCCGGCTTCTTGCCGTGGCACCGTGTCTACCTGCTGCACTGGGAGCGTGAGATTAGGAAGATGACCGGGGACAACAGCTTCACCATCCCTTACTGGGACTGGAGGGACGCAGAGGGATGCGACGTCTGCACGGACCAGTTTATGGGGGGGCGGGACCCTCAGGACCCAACTCTGCTTAGTCCTGGCTCAGTTTTTTCTTCCTGGAGG TCACTGTGCTCCCAAGCGCAAGACTACAATGCCCGTGGCGTTTTGTGCGACGCCCGAGCGGAAGGCCCTCTGCGCCGTAACCCCGGCAACCACGATCGCAAGCGGGTACCGCGTCTGCCCACCTCCGCCGAGGTCGCCTTCACCCTCAGTTTGGCCAATTACGACACGGGCACCATGGACCGCACAGCCAACATGAGCTTTCGGAACACCATGGAAG GATTTGGGGACCCCCAGACGGGCTTGGGGAGCAGCATTCAAATGGGCATGCACGCAGCTCTGCATATCTTCATGAATGGATCTATGTCCTCTGTGCAGGGCTCAGCCAATGACCCCGTTTTCCTCCTGCACCATTCCTTTGTGGacag TCTTTATGAAGAGTGGCTCAGGAGGCACGGGCCCGACCCCACCCAGTACCCAACTTCTAACGCCCCCATTGGACACAACGGCGAATACCACATGGTTCCCTTCCTGCCCCTGCACACTAACAGAGAATACTTCATAACCAGCAAAGAGCTGGGGTACGAGTACTCGCGCCTGCTGAGTGGCA ACGCACTTCTAGCAGAGTCCTTGCGTCCCTACGTGGAGGATTTACATGCCATGTGGCCGTGGCTGCTGCTCGCCAGCCTCTGCGGCGCGGTCCTGACCGTCGCTGTCATCCACATCAAGCGCCATGTCCCGGTGCGACCTTGGTTCCGCAAAAGTGTATTTCCGGTCTCAGCCTTTCCGGAGCGACAGCCTCTTATCAAGAGAGATGAAGAGAACAAAACTCGTGGCTACACTGGGGCCATGTGA
- the grm5a gene encoding glutamate receptor, metabotropic 5a has protein sequence MAAGMRTNARMAWRLGVYVRLLAASVLLGAELSRLGLRDRVGVAAQSNERRVLARIPGDIIIGALFSVHHQPPADKVHERKCGAVREQYGIQRVEAMMHTLDRINADPNILPNITLGCEIRDSCWHSAVALEQSIEFIRDTLVSSEEEESQARCATPGGIAPVPQSKKPIVGLIGPGSSSVAIQVQNLLQLFNIPQIAYSATSMTLSDKRLFKYFMRVVPSDMQQARAMVDIVKRYNWSYVSAIHTEGNYGESGMEAFKDMAAKEGICIAHSDKIYSNAGERAFDRLLHKLRAHLPKARVVACFCEGMTVRGILAAMRRQGLVGDFLLVGSDGWADRYDVTDGLEREAAGGITIKLKSAYVTWFDDYYLKLKPDTNVRNPWFPEFWQHRFQCKLKGVPQESTAYNRTCSWRESLRHQYAQDTKMGFVINAIYSLAYGLHAMQQDLCPGYKGLCEAMRPIDGRQLLNFLMQTNFTGVSGEVIHFDQNGDSPGRYEIMNFKQMAREEYAYVHVGSWDQGGLRMNDEEIWSNDSDVILSVCSEPCQKAQIKVIRKGEVSCCWTCTPCKDNEFVFDEYTCRACLLGSWPTDDLRGCEPIPVQYIRWGDPEPIAAVVFACLGLLATLFVTAVFVKFWDTPVVKSSSRELCYIILAGICLGYACTFTLIAKPHLVYCYLQRLGIGLSPAMSYSALVTKTNRIARILAGSKKKICTKKPRFMSACAQLLIAFLLILLQLAIIVALLVIEPPEVVHDYPSIREVHLICNLTTLGVVAPLGYNGLLILSCTFYAFKTRNVPANFNEAKYIAFTMYTTCIIWLAFVPIYFGSNYKIITMCFSVSLSATVALCCMFVPKVYIMLAKPEKNVRSAFTTSTVVRMHVGNAKKATKEGKSSSSMANLFRRRSSSHGNASSNGKSDAWKQNERGYRPNLWKRMTFHVKKKDTPDTNQTAIIKPFSTSGGGEAAAATFESQWFQDGHDTRPTQAELPAGDISAVGVGELGMMCGPLGGATVMEQINCVVNSFNQLDVAALSADGPAVKPARHVRDSEEPAALTPPSPFRDASLSSEASDDACSSRSPSGASEAEYGQLLLRHYSQSASSL, from the exons ATGGCGGCAGGCATGAGGACGAACGCCAGGATGGCGTGGAGACTAGGGGTGTACGTCCGGCTGCTGGCGGCAAGCGTACTGCTAGGTGCCGAGCTGAGCCGACTGGGTTTGAGAGATCGGGTCGGGGTCGCCGCACAGAGCAACGAACGACGGGTTCTGGCTCGCATCCCGGGCGACATCATCATCGGAGCCCTGTTCTCCGTCCATCACCAGCCGCCTGCAGACAAG GTGCACGAGAGGAAGTGCGGGGCGGTGCGCGAGCAGTATGGGATCCAGAGGGTGGAGGCCATGATGCACACACTGGATCGGATCAACGCCGATCCCAACATTCTGCCCAATATCACTCTAGGTTGTGAAATCAG GGACTCGTGCTGGCACTCTGCCGTGGCCCTGGAGCAGAGCATCGAGTTCATCCGGGACACGCTGGTGTccagcgaggaggaggagagccAGGCCAGGTGCGCCACACCTGGTGGCATTGCACCGGTGCCGCAGAGCAAGAAGCCCATTGTGGGCCTCATCGGGCCGGGGTCCAGCTCGGTGGCCATCCAGGTGCAGAATCTCCTGCAGCTCTTCAACATCCCGCAGATCGCCTACTCGGCTACTAGCATGACTCTCAGCGATAAG AGACTGTTTAAGTACTTCATGAGGGTGGTGCCCTCAGACATGCAGCAGGCCAGAGCCATGGTGGACATTGTCAAGAGGTACAACTGGAGCTATGTGTCTGCCATACACACTGAGG GTAACTACGGCGAGAGCGGCATGGAGGCCTTCAAGGACATGGCGGCCAAGGAGGGCATCTGCATCGCGCACTCGGACAAGATCTACAGCAACGCCGGCGAGCGCGCCTTCGACCGGCTGCTCCACAAGCTGCGGGCGCACCTGCCCAAAGCCCGCGTGGTGGCCTGCTTCTGCGAGGGCATGACAGTGCGAGGCATCCTGGCCGCCATGCGCCGCCAGGGCCTGGTGGGCGACTTCTTGCTGGTGGGGAG CGACGGCTGGGCGGACCGCTACGACGTGACGGACGGCTTGGAGCGCGAGGCGGCGGGCGGCATCACCATCAAGCTCAAGTCGGCCTACGTGACGTGGTTCGACGACTACTACCTGAAGCTCAAGCCCGACACCAACGTGAGGAACCCCTGGTTCCCCGAATTCTGGCAGCACCGCTTCCAGTGCAAGCTGAAGGGAGTCCCGCAAGAGAGCACCGCCTACAACCGCACGTGCAGCT GGAGAGAGTCCTTGCGCCACCAATATGCCCAAGACACCAAGATGGGCTTCGTCATTAACGCCATCTACTCCTTGGCGTACGGTCTGCATGCCATGCAGCAGGACCTCTGCCCGGGATATAAG GGTCTGTGCGAGGCCATGCGGCCCATCGACGGGCGCCAGCTTCTAAACTTCCTGATGCAAACCAACTTCACGGGCGTGTCGGGAGAAGTCATCCACTTTGACCAGAACGGAGACTCACCCGGCAG GTACGAGATCATGAACTTCAAGCAAATGGCCCGGGAGGAGTACGCCTATGTGCACGTGGGCAGCTGGGACCAGGGCGGCCTGCGCATGAACGACGAGGAGATCTGGAGCAACGACAGCGACGTCATACTCTCCGTTTGCTCCGAACCCTGCCAGAAAGCACAGATCAAG GTGATCCGCAAAGGCGAGGTGAGCTGCTGCTGGACGTGCACGCCCTGCAAGGACAACGAGTTTGTGTTTGACGAGTACACGTGCCGCGCCTGTCTGCTGGGCTCGTGGCCCACCGACGACCTGCGcg GTTGCGAGCCCATCCCGGTGCAGTACATTCGCTGGGGCGACCCGGAGCCCATCGCCGCCGTCGTGTTCGCCTGCCTGGGCCTACTGGCTACGCTCTTTGTCACAGCTGTCTTCGTCAA GTTCTGGGACACGCCCGTGGTGAAGTCGTCCAGTCGGGAGCTGTGCTACATCATCCTGGCGGGCATTTGTCTGGGCTACGCGTGCACCTTCACCCTGATCGCCAAGCCGCACCTGGTTTACTGCTACCTGCAGAGGCTCGGCATCGGCCTGTCGCCCGCCATGAGCTACTCCGCCCTGGTCACGAAG ACCAACCGCATCGCTCGAATCCTAGCAGGCAGCAAGAAGAAGATCTGCACCAAGAAGCCTCGCTTCATGTCCGCCTGCGCTCAGCTGCTCATCGCCTTCCTGCTCATCCTGCTGCAGCTGGCCATCATCGTGGCGCTGCTCGTCATCGAGCCGCCAGAG GTGGTCCACGACTACCCCAGCATACGTGAGGTGCACTTAATCTGCAACCTGACCACTCTGGGGGTGGTGGCGCCGTTGGGCTACAATGGCCTGCTCATCCTCAGCTGCACCTTCTACGCCTTCAAG ACTCGCAACGTTCCGGCCAACTTTAACGAGGCCAAGTACATCGCCTTTACCATGTACACCACCTGCATCATCTGGCTGGCCTTTGTGCCCATCTACTTTGGCTCCAACTACAAGATCATCACCATGTGCTTCAGCGTTAGCCTCAGCGCCACCGTGGCGCTCTGCTGCATGTTTGTGCCTAAG GTGTACATCATGCTGGCCAAACCGGAGAAGAACGTGCGCAGCGCCTTCACCACCTCTACGGTGGTGCGCATGCACGTGGGAAACGCCAAGAAAGCTACCAAGGAGGGCAAGTCGTCCAGCAGCATGGCCAACCTATTCAGGCGCCGCTCGTCCTCACATGGCAACGCCAG TTCTAACGGGAAGTCGGATGCCTGGAAGCAGAACGAGCGCGGCTACAGGCCCAACCTTTGGAAGCGGATGACCTTTCACGTCAAGAAGAAGGACACCCCGGACACCAACCAGACGGCTATCATCAAGCCTTTCTCCACGAGCGGCGGCggagaggcggcggcggctacTTTCGAGTCGCAGTGGTTCCAAGACGGACACGACACCAGACCGACGCAAGCCGAACTCCCTGCCGGCGACATCAGCGCGGTCGGCGTGGGCGAGCTTGGCATGATGTGCGGCCCGCTAGGGGGCGCTACCGTCATGGAGCAAATCAACTGCGTGGTCAACAGTTTCAACCAGCTGGACGTCGCCGCCCTGTCGGCCGACGGCCCCGCCGTGAAGCCGGCGCGCCACGTCAGAGACTCGGAGGAGCCGGCCGCACTCACGCCGCCGTCGCCGTTCCGGGATGCCTCGCTCAGCTCCGAAGCCAGCGACGACGCTTGCTCCTCGCGCTCGCCGTCTGGCGCCTCCGAGGCGGAATACGGGCAGCTGCTGCTGCGACACTACAGCCAGAGTGCTTCCTCTCTGTAA
- the rab38b gene encoding ras-related protein Rab-38b, with protein MASPGKEHLYKVLVIGDLGVGKTSIIRRYVHHTYSHNYRATIGVDFALKVLRWGADETVRLQLWDIAGQERFGNMTRVYYREATGAFIVFDVTRPSTFEAVLKWKADLDSKLTLGDGRGVATVLLANKCEQGRVLSANGLKMEQFCREHGFAGCFETSAKDNMNIDEAANFLVKQIMAREHVFLRKAAAPDMVTPRLDQQRRQSDTCTGCFK; from the exons ATGGCGAGCCCCGGCAAGGAGCATCTGTACAAGGTGCTGGTGATCGGTGACCTGGGCGTGGGCAAGACCTCCATCATCCGCCGCTATGTGCATCACACCTACTCGCACAACTACCGCGCCACCATCGGCGTGGACTTTGCGCTTAAGGTGTTGCGCTGGGGCGCCGACGAGACGGTGCGCCTGCAGCTGTGGGACATCGCCG GCCAGGAGCGCTTTGGCAACATGACGCGGGTTTACTACCGCGAGGCGACGGGCGCCTTCATCGTGTTCGACGTAACGCGGCCCAGCACCTTCGAAGCGGTGCTCAAGTGGAAGGCGGACCTGGACTCAAAGCTGACGCTGGGCGACGGCCGAGGTGTCGCCACGGTGCTACTGGCCAACAAATGCGAGCAGGGACGCGTGCTTTCCGCCAACGGCCTCAAAATGGAACAGTTCTGCAGGGAGCACGGATTCGCTGGGTGCTTCGAAACTTCCGCTAAG GACAACATGAACATCGACGAGGCAGCCAACTTTCTCGTGAAGCAAATTATGGCGAGGGAGCACGTCTTCTTGAGGAAAGCCGCGGCACCCGACATGGTCACGCCGCGGCTCGACCAACAACGTCGCCAGTCGGACACATGCACAGGATGCTTCAAGTGA